AAAAAGATACATGGAAGAATGGCTCATAAAAAACAATTGATTACTGATTCATTATTCGGTACATTAAATGACCATCAACTTTTTCTAATTAAACAATCCTGGATGCATATTACCTATCTAGAAACGTTAATATCCGATATTGAGAAAAGGATCGATGAAATTTTACTAGATTATCAGGAAGAGGTTCAACTTCTAATCACAATGCCGGGTATTAAAAAAGATACAGCAGCAGTCATCATTGCAGAAATTGGAGTAGATATGGGACAGTTTCCAACTTCTAAACATCTCGCTTCATGGGCAGGGTTGTCACCTGGAAATCATGAAAGTGCAGGAAAAAGAAAAAGTACAAGAACGGTTAGAGGAAATCCACATATTAAATCTGCATTGTGCGAAGCTGCATGGGCTGTTTCAAGGAGTCGTAATAAAAGGTTGGGAATCAAATATTGGTCGTTGGCTGCGAGAAGAGGAAAGAAAAAAGCACTCGTTGCCATAGGGCATCGAATGCTTACGATTGTCTATCATATGCTTCAGAACAAAGAACCCTACCAGGAGTTAACTTCAAATTAGCATTATAGACAAAAAATAGAAAAGTTAAACGAGAAACCGTAAGGTACGGTAGCTCTGCTTTCCTATTGCCAAATTTAATTATCTATAGCTTAATCAAAGTTGATCAAGTTTAAACAAGTAATTTATTTTCACAGAAAAAAGACAGACTATTGTCTGCCTTTTTCAACGTATTTCATATATTATTTTTTTCTTGGGATACTAAACCCATTATTTATTGATGTAAATCCGATTTTTGGATAATATTCCATTGCTTCAGGAGCAGAAAGCAATAAAAGTGACACCTCTTCTCCTATTTCGTCTTGTAATAGTTGTATAAGGTTCTTACCTATTCCAGCTTTTTGATGATTCTTATCGACTGCTAGATCTGATAGATAACAGCAATAACTAAAATCTGTAATCGCTCTCGCCACGCCAATAACTTTATTGTCTGCTCGTGCTGTTATGACAATATCTGCCATTTCGATCATTTTTTGTAGTCGGTCTAAATCATCAACAGGTCTTCGTATTCCGGAAGCTTTAAAAACTTGTGAAAGCTCAGTTACATCAATGTTATCGTGGACTTTGTATGTATAATTCATCTACGTTTCCCCTTTGTGTTTTTTCTAAGTATATAATGAAGAGAATCGTTATAAAAGTGGTTTTTTTGGGGAATTTTCTCTTGAATTCGGTTATGAGGTTACTTGTATGCTACTCAGTGGGTTTGTAACGTTAGACAATTTGAAAGAAAAGAGAAATCAGTTCAAATTAAGGAAGAATTTGTACAAGATCTTGCTGGTGAGGGATGTGTTTTCTGGATTTAGACACTGTTTCGAGACACAAGTTTGATCCTTCCCGCTCTGCTTTCTGTCTCGATTCACCTACTATCGGGACCCATTTTCTCTGCTTGCTCTGGTTTCTGTCTCGATTCATCTACTATCGGGACCCATTTTCTCTGCTCGCTTTGGTTTCTGTCCCGATTCCCCCACTATCTAGACACAACTTGACTGCTCTCTCTATTTTCTGTCCCGATTCCCCCACTATCGGGACCCATTTTCTCTGCTCGCTTAGATTTCTGTCTCGATTCATCTACTATCGGGACCCATTTTCTCTGCTCGCTTTGGTTTCTGTCCCGATTCCCCCACTATCTAGACACAACTTGACTGCTCTCTCTATTTTCTGTCCCGATTCTGTAAATGTCAAGCTAACGATGTACAATTTTGATCATTTAAGAATGTATAAAATTAATCATCATCTTCTTTTGCTAAGTGATCTTTAATTCTGTAAGATGGACCAACAATGTTGACGACTGTGGCGTGGTGTAATACACGATCCAATATTGCATTTGCTAATTTAGAATCCTGGAACACCGCATCCCACTCTTTAAAGCTAATATTTGTAGTTAAGATTGTACTTTTCTTTTCATATCTCAAATCAATTAGCTGAAAGAATAGTTTTGCATCTTCTTTGTCAATTGGAAGGTAACCAATTTCATCAATAATTAGTAATTTATATTTCCCATAGTGCTTTAATCGAGACTCTAAGCGATTTTCTAGCTTTGCCTTTTTCAAGTTTAAGATAAGTTCATTACATTTAATAAAATAGGTACTTGTTCGTTTTTTGGCTGCAGCGATTCCAATCGAAGTCGCTAAGTGAGTTTTGCCAACACCACTAGTCCCCATAAAGATAATATTCTGTTTATCTTCGATAAAACGCAGAGAAAGAAAATCAAGAATTTGTTGTTTATTTATCGTTGGTTGAAAATCAAAGTTAAACTCATTTATCTCTTTACGGTGGGGAAATGCCCCCACCTTAACCATTGAATTTATCATTGTTTTCTCACGAACATCTATTTCATAGTTCGTTAATTTCATCAATGTGTCAACGAGAGATAATTCATTCTTGGTACTAAAATCAATGGTATCGTTAAGATGAGTAATCATCTGTTTTAAGTTTAAATATTCCAAATTACTTACTAATTGTTGATAACTACTATTCAATTTTATACACCTCATCCATTGCCAGTAGATTCTTTTTAGCTAGCTCATCAATATCAGGATAGTCTGGCATTCCCCGTGACAATACGTCTGTATAATGTTCTTCCTTATAATTCAGTACCTTATTACTGATTCGATGTTGAGCGATCAAATCCGTGTTATAATATACATGTATGTGATCGTCATAGACTTGTAAACCAACGGTTTTCCCTTTGTATTCAGCTGGTACTGAATACTGGTTTGATTTGTACGTAATCATGCTCGCAGGGTTAACCTTTACAAGCTTGTGTTTGATCTTATAAGAGTCTCTTATTTCTTTCCTTGGTAGGGGGAGTAAGTGACTCTTTTCTTGTTTTAAAGCAAGTATTGGAATCTTTCTATTTCCTTGATTAAAACTTTGATTATGGCGTTCACAAAGCTTTTGAACAAATTGGTGAAGTCCTTCGTAAGTGAATTTCCCCTGATAAGCATGAATCTCATCTAAGAGCTTCATAATACTCTCTACTTTCCCTTTTGTCCTTGGCCTTCCTGCAATACAAGGTTTGATTTCAAATCCACTATCACTGGCAAACTGTTCAAATCGTTCATTAACCACTCCTTTTGAATACTCTGTTCTATGTTCATCCATTACTGTTTTCATATTGTCCGTTAAAATGATCTTTGGTACTCCACCAATTGCTTCAAAGCACTCCATCAAAAAGGACATTAATATACTTTGTGATTTGGACATGGTTAAACCATAAGACTTAAACCTTGAATTTCCTAACACCAACACTCCTACATTAACGTGTATAATCTCCCCATCACACGTTATGTATTTTATGTTCTCCTTCCAGTCGAATTGAGCCTGTTCCCCCGGAGGGGTTTCATAACGAACAACAGATTGTGTTGCTTGAGTTCTTTTACCATCGGTAAAATATGCTTGGAACTCAGGTTTGTTTGATATGTATCGTCGGAAAGATGACTGGGAACAGTTCAAACTATGGTTATCCTTTAAGTACTCCCAAAGAACTCTCTTGTAGTAAAAAGTTTGTATTGAATCCTTTGAGAGTAGGTCTGATATAACTTCATATAACTCATCTATTCTAGATTTTCTATTACGGGTTTTACTTGGCCCCTTTCCATTTAAATATCGATCCACAGTCCTCCGATCTACTCCCAATTCTCGCCCTATCTTACTTTTATTTATTTTCATGTTTAAGCTCTCCATTAGAAATTTTAACTTTGGTAAATCTTCTAGACTTTTTACTTCTATCTCTGTCGTTAAATCTAGCTGTACATGCATTCTCTCCACCTCAAACTAAGTATGCATGTACATCACAAAACTGTACATTCTTATGTAATCATCTTTGTTCATTTTTAAATTAGCATTTATACCGATTCCCCCACTATCGGGACCCATTTTCTCTGCTCGCTTTGGTTTCTGTCTCGATTCTGCCACTATCAAGACTTATTTTCTCTTCCCGCTCTGCTTTCTGTCCCGATTCTGCCACTATCGAGACTCTTTTTCTCTTCCCGCTCTGCTTTCTGTCCCGATTCTGCCACTATCGAGACTCTTTTTCTCTTCCCGCTCAGTCAAGTCCAGAATATTGTGTAAATTTAATACAATGTTTTCAACTACTACATTTGGATATGTGTATTATCCCCTACATTTTTTTTTGCGTAAATTCCATGGGCTTTCACTTACATATCCAGGGAAGGCTGTCAAAGGTTCCTCACTTTGACAGTCTTTCCTGGATATGTGATCATTCCATAATGGAAGCTACGAAAAAATTAGCATCTTCTTATAGATTTTGTAGAGTAAACAGATTCTTGGTATTCCATTAAAACAGCTCCTACTAAACGAAAAGCAGATTGTGTGTTTGGGAAGATACGAATAACTCTTTCTCTTCTTCGTACTTCTTGATTTAATCGTTCAAGAGAGTTCGTACTTCGTATATGAGGGCGCATATTCACTGGATGATTCATATATTGAATGGTATCTTCGAACCCTTCATCGAAAATAGTAAGAGCCTTTTCGTACTTTGGATTATTTCCAAATTGAGTCATCAGTTCATTCTTAAAGGTTCTGATATCTTCAACAGTGATTGCCTCAAACACACGCTTGATCATCATACGAATATCAGCTGAATCCTTTTTGGGCAACTTTTCAATAATGTTCCTTTTAAAATGAACATTACACCTTTGCCAGCTAGTACCTAAAAATTCACGTTGTATGGCTTTTTGTAAGCCTTGGTGAGCATCTGATATCACTAGTTTCGGAGACTGAAGTCCTCGTGATTTTAGCTGTTGAAGGAAGCGACTCCAACTCTCGTAATTCTCTGCATGATCAATACTTAGACCAAGTATTTCACGCTGGCCCTTATCTGTAATAGCTGTGGCAATATAAACAGCCTTTGAGACCACCTTATGGTGTTCTCTCACTTTGATATACATGGCATCTACAAAAAGATAGGGATAATATTTGACGTTTAAAGGACGCTTTGCCCAATCATTTACGATTGGATCTAATTTCAAGGTCAATGAAGAAACAAACGATTTTGAGACAGATTTACCACATAGCTGTTCAACTATTTGTGTTACCTTGCGTGTTGAGACCCCATTAATAACCATTTCCAACATGGAGATCACTAAAGCTTGATCACATCTAGCATATTTTTCAAAAACTGTAGTCGAAAACTCACCATCACGAGTTCTCGGCACCTTGAGTTGTATCTTGCCGATACTCATAATTAATTCACGTTCATAGTAGCCGTTGCGATAGTCACGACGGGCTGCAGAGCGTTCATAAGAAGCAGCATGTAGATAATCATCTCTCTCTTTTTCCATAAACTCATTTAAGACCAAAACAATTGCTGATTTAACTACTGCATCAATATCAGAATTTAATACAGAATCTTTTAAAACTTCCAAATCTAGGTTAAACTGTAACTGGGTCATCTTATTCCTCTTTTCATGTTTATCGTAGCTGAAAACATTGTAGCCAAGAGTGAATAAAATGAACCCTTTTTCTTTTTACACAATTATACGGACTTAATCTCCCGCTCTGCTTTCTGTCCCGATTCTGCCACTATCGAGACTCTTTTTCTCTTCCCGCTCTGTTTTCTGTCCCGATTCTGCCACTATCGAAACTCATTTTCTCTTCCCGCTCTGCTTTCTGTCCCGATTCTGCCACTATCGAGACTCAATTAACTGCTCGCTTCTGCTTTCTGTCCCGATTCTGCCACTATCGAGACTCAATTAACTGCTCGCTTCTGCTTTCTGTCTCGATTCTGCCACTATCGAGACTCAATTAACTGCTCGCTTCTGCTTTCTGTCTCGATTCTGCCACTATCGAGACTCAATTAACTGCTCGCTTCTGATTTCTGTCCCGATTCTGCCACTATCGAGACTCAATTAACTGCTCGCTTCTGTTTTCTGTCCCGATTCACTCATTTTCTCTCCCCACTTCGATTTTTGTTCCGATTCTCTCTGTTTCGAGACGCAATTTATTTAGAACAATTCCTGTCCCCATAGAGACTGTAAGCAATACTAGTCCTATACAAACAAAGCCCCCTTTTTAAAACAAAAGGGGGCTTTTCACGTACATTATTTATCCTCTAACACCTTAATAAATTCTCTCATATAGTCCGGCAGATCAGGTGGGCGACGACTTGACACTAGGTGACCGTCGACAACAACAGGTTCATCAAGCCACTTGGCACCGGCATTTTCCATATCATCACGGATTCCAGGTGTGCTTGTCACAGTTTTTCCGTTCAAAATCTTCGCAGAGATCAATACCCAGCCAGCATGACAGATTTGACCAATTGGTTTTTGATTTTCTTCCATATGCTGAACAATCTCGATTACTTCCTTAAAGCGTCGAAGCTTATCAGGAGCCCAACCACCTGGAACGAGTAATGCGTCATAGTCGTTCGGATTAATATCTTGAAATTGAAAATCAGAAGTAGCCGTAACTCCGTATTTTCCTTTATAAGTAAAGTTTGCATCTTCACCTGCTAAATGAACCGTGGCTCCTTCTTCACGTAATCGATGAATTGGGTACCAAAGCTCCAAGTCCTCAAAATCTTCATGAACAAAGCTTAGTATTTTTTTACCTGAAAATCTCATATACTTCTCCCTCCTTATTCATAGTTTCACAATACCTTAACAATCCAAATAAAACAAATGATTAAACTAGACATCCATTTCGATCAACAAGCTTGCTGTATGTTGATCTGTAATTAACACATTTGCATATTTCCCTTTTAGTGCTCCGTATATAGCTTCCAGCTTTTTGGATCCACCCGCAACCAATATCGATTTCTCTTTTTTGGCTAATTCATGGAGTTCGATACCGATCGTTCGATTGTTTAGACTTTCTACACAAATCTCACCATTCTTATCAAAAAATCTAGAACAAATTTCTCCAGCTGCTCTAGACTGAATTAAATGTTGATCTTCCTTTGATAGATACTCAGCTTGTAAAAGAACAGAATCTACAACAGGTGTTCCAACACTAAATATGGCGATATTCGCCTGTTGACCAAGGTTGAGAATTTTATGAATATGTCGATCTGCTTCAATTGCTTGCTTCACCACAATATGATCAACAATTGCTGGTAACGGTAACAAAAAGGTTTGAGTATTATAAGCTTCTCCAAACAAATGAATGATTTCTGACGCATATGTCTTTGTCTCTGAATGGCTAACCCCACCATTCAGCTGAACGATTGTTGTATGGCTTAAGGGTCTTTGCTTCAGCCTTGTTGCGACTTCATAAATTGTCGTACCCCACGAAGTTGCAATCACATCATAATCTTTTACAATTTTGTTTAGATAGTCAGCTGCAACCTCACCTAGCTGTTTTTTTATATTTGTATTGTCATGTTCAGACATAGAGACAACAATCACTTCTTTTAGGCCGAACTTTTCTCTTAATCGTTCCGTCAATTGTTCACCTGCCTCAACAGGATTATGGATGGTAATCTCAACAATTCCGGAATCCTTGGCTTGTTTAAGCAATCTGGAAACAGTTGGTCTGGAAACGTCTAATTTTTTTGCAATTTCTTGCTGACTATAATCTAATTGATAGTAAAGTCTAGCAGCTTCAATGATTTTATTAAGCTTATCTCTTTCCATTTTCTGCACCTAATTAATTAGACTTTTTTTCTTGCGATAATAACATACAAGAGGCTGACATCCATTTCCGTCAGTCAGCCTCTTAATGTTCTATATTATTCTTGGATTAACTTTTTCACACGCGCTACTACGTTTTCAACTGTAAAGCCGTATTCAGCTAGAATACGTTTCTCAGGAGCTGAAGCACCAAATGTATTGATTGCTAAGATATCTCCTTCATCTCCAGTGTAACGATCCCATCCAAGTGGAGAAGCCATTTCAATTGCAAGGCGTTTCTTCACTTCTTTTGGAAGAACAGAACGCTTGTATTCCTGAGTTTGTGCTTCGAAGCGATCCCAAGCTGGCATACTCACAACAGCTGCTTCAATACCTTCTTGAGCTAATACTTGTTGTGCTTCTATTGCTAAACCAACCTCAGAACCTGATGCTAGTAAAAGAACATCTGCTGTTTCTTTACTAGCTGGTGAGATCACATATGCTCCTTTTTTCACACCTTCATAAGCTGTTTCGTTCGTACCCTTAATTGTTTTTAAGTTTTGACGAGTTAATACAAGTGCAGTTGGAGTAGATGTTGACTCAATTGCAGTTTTCCAAGCTGCTGCTGTTTCATTTCCATCAGCTGGACGTACAACAGAAAGATTAGGCATTGCACGTAATGATGGAAGCTGCTCGATTGGCTCATGTGTAGGGCCATCTTCACCAACAGCAATACTGTCATGTGTAAACACATATGTTACTGGTAAGTTCATAAGAGCTGCAAGACGAATTGCTGGACGTAGGTAATCTGAGAATACAAAGAATGTCCCACCGAACACATGAAGGCCACCATGTAACGCCATACCATTTAATGCAGCACCCATTGCAAATTCACGAACACCGAACCAGATGTTGCGACCGCTGTAATCTTCGCTTGTGAAGTCACCGCTACCACTAATTGTTGTTTTGTTAGAACCTGCTAAGTCTGCTGAACCACCAAAGAATGATGGAAGACCTTGTGCAATCCCATTTAATACTTCACCAGAAGAAGCACGAGATGCCAGGCTAGAACCTTCTTCGTATACTGGAATGTGTTGATCCCAACCTTCTGGAAGCTCACCGCTTACTGCATGTTTGAATTGTTTTCCTAACTCAGGAAACTCTTTTTCATATGCTGCTACTAAAGAATTCCACTCTTCTTCTTTCGCTTTTCCAGCTTCATGGACAGTTTTGTTAAAGTGGTCATAAACTTCACCTGGAACATGGAAGTCCTCTTCAAATGTCCAGTCGTATGCTGCTTTCGTTAATTTAATTTCATCCGCACCTAGTGGAGAACCGTGAGAAGCTGATTTACCTGATTTGTTTGGTGAACCAAAACCGATCGTTGTTTTTACTTCGATTAATGTTGGGCGATTTAAATCTTGTTTCGCTTGTTCAATTGCTGCTGAAATTTCGTTCAAGTCATTTCCGTTTTCAACGCGAATAACTTGCCAGCCTTGTGCTGTGAAACGTTGTTCAACATTTTCAGAGAATGAGCGATCAAGGTCACCATCTAATGAAATATCGTTTGAATCATATAATACAACTAGACGACCTAGTTTTAAGTGAGCTGCTAATGATGCTGCTTCAGAAGAAATACCTTCCATTAAGTCTCCATCACCACAGATAGCGTAAGTATAGTGATCCACTACATTATATGAAGGCTTGTTGTAAGTTTCTGCTAAATGACGCTCAGCCATTGCCATACCTACTGCCATTGCAATCCCTTGTCCAAGTGGACCTGTTGTTGCATCTACACCTGGTGTGTGACCAAACTCAGGATGTCCTGGAGTTTTGCTTCCCCATTGTCTAAATTCTTTTAAATCGTCCATTGTTACATCATAACCTGTTAAGTGAAGAAGGCTGTAAAGTAACATAGAGCCATGCCCTGCTGAAAGAACAAAACGATCTCTGTTAAACCAGCTTGGGTTTGATGGATTTACATTCATAAATTTTGTCCATAATGTGTAAGCCATAGGAGCTGCCCCCATTGGCATTCCTGGATGTCCTGAATTTGCCTTTTCAATTGCGTCAATTGACAAAGTACGGATTGTTTCAATTGATAACTTTTCTGTTTGTGTTAATTCACTCATTTTATTCCCTCCGATTGTTTCAATTCACTTAAAATGACTTTATTATCTTGGATGAGTAATTGACCTGATTTGTGATTTGACCTAACCCATTCTACAACTGATCTTTTTAATTGATTAGCAAGAAGTCGATCAACGGCAGTAGGATAAGGCCCGCCACATTGTGACTCATCGATCACAACAGCCTTCCAATCAAGATCAAACTCTTCAAAATGCTTTCCTAATTCCATTGGGTCTACAGAGCTATCCATGACAAAAAAGGTGTATCCTTCTTTATTTGCTTCCTTGTATCTAATATGCAGCTTTAAGCGATTTACCACATCATTGTTCACTTGATCTACAACCTCAGCATCAACTGCCAATGCTGTGTCATTTACTAACTTTGTTGACTCAAATCCAGGAATTTGAACATTAAAGACGCGAACCTTTCCATACGATAATGAACTAGCTGTATCCCTAACACTTTCAATGCTTTCAACAATTGAATTTAATGCTGTATCATAACCTAATGTAGCTTGTGAACCACTAACATTATTATAATAACTAACAGGTACTAGCAGTAGTTTAGATGAAAAATGGTCCAAATTAGCTTTTGTGTCCCCTAATAAAATAACCTGATCAAGCTCAGATAATTCACTTGCAATCTTATCTAGCTGTTCGTTCCATATATTAATAGAAAATCGATTCAACCTATACCGATTAAAGCCAAATGTATGAAGTGAATTTCTGTCAAATTCAGTTTGTTGTATCTTATTTGTTGAAGAATCCCATTCAATGCCGTAAACCTTGTTCCCTTGAATAGATGCTTCTTCTACTAGGGTACGAACGATCTCTGTTGCACCTGCTGAAGCACAACCAAAATGAACTACACCTATTTTCATTATCGTTACCCCTTCTCAAGAAATTTCGTTCAACTCATAATGAACATTTGTAACAATGACTAGTATACACGAAATAGTTGTAAAGATAAATATATAAAACACTAAATTATTAGAAATTTTACTTTTTCCATATTGTAAAAGCTTTACAATGTGTTGAATTCTTAACCCTACAAAA
This genomic stretch from Metabacillus sp. B2-18 harbors:
- a CDS encoding IS256 family transposase, whose translation is MTQLQFNLDLEVLKDSVLNSDIDAVVKSAIVLVLNEFMEKERDDYLHAASYERSAARRDYRNGYYERELIMSIGKIQLKVPRTRDGEFSTTVFEKYARCDQALVISMLEMVINGVSTRKVTQIVEQLCGKSVSKSFVSSLTLKLDPIVNDWAKRPLNVKYYPYLFVDAMYIKVREHHKVVSKAVYIATAITDKGQREILGLSIDHAENYESWSRFLQQLKSRGLQSPKLVISDAHQGLQKAIQREFLGTSWQRCNVHFKRNIIEKLPKKDSADIRMMIKRVFEAITVEDIRTFKNELMTQFGNNPKYEKALTIFDEGFEDTIQYMNHPVNMRPHIRSTNSLERLNQEVRRRERVIRIFPNTQSAFRLVGAVLMEYQESVYSTKSIRRC
- a CDS encoding sugar-binding transcriptional regulator; this encodes MERDKLNKIIEAARLYYQLDYSQQEIAKKLDVSRPTVSRLLKQAKDSGIVEITIHNPVEAGEQLTERLREKFGLKEVIVVSMSEHDNTNIKKQLGEVAADYLNKIVKDYDVIATSWGTTIYEVATRLKQRPLSHTTIVQLNGGVSHSETKTYASEIIHLFGEAYNTQTFLLPLPAIVDHIVVKQAIEADRHIHKILNLGQQANIAIFSVGTPVVDSVLLQAEYLSKEDQHLIQSRAAGEICSRFFDKNGEICVESLNNRTIGIELHELAKKEKSILVAGGSKKLEAIYGALKGKYANVLITDQHTASLLIEMDV
- the tkt gene encoding transketolase — translated: MSELTQTEKLSIETIRTLSIDAIEKANSGHPGMPMGAAPMAYTLWTKFMNVNPSNPSWFNRDRFVLSAGHGSMLLYSLLHLTGYDVTMDDLKEFRQWGSKTPGHPEFGHTPGVDATTGPLGQGIAMAVGMAMAERHLAETYNKPSYNVVDHYTYAICGDGDLMEGISSEAASLAAHLKLGRLVVLYDSNDISLDGDLDRSFSENVEQRFTAQGWQVIRVENGNDLNEISAAIEQAKQDLNRPTLIEVKTTIGFGSPNKSGKSASHGSPLGADEIKLTKAAYDWTFEEDFHVPGEVYDHFNKTVHEAGKAKEEEWNSLVAAYEKEFPELGKQFKHAVSGELPEGWDQHIPVYEEGSSLASRASSGEVLNGIAQGLPSFFGGSADLAGSNKTTISGSGDFTSEDYSGRNIWFGVREFAMGAALNGMALHGGLHVFGGTFFVFSDYLRPAIRLAALMNLPVTYVFTHDSIAVGEDGPTHEPIEQLPSLRAMPNLSVVRPADGNETAAAWKTAIESTSTPTALVLTRQNLKTIKGTNETAYEGVKKGAYVISPASKETADVLLLASGSEVGLAIEAQQVLAQEGIEAAVVSMPAWDRFEAQTQEYKRSVLPKEVKKRLAIEMASPLGWDRYTGDEGDILAINTFGASAPEKRILAEYGFTVENVVARVKKLIQE
- the istA gene encoding IS21 family transposase yields the protein MHVQLDLTTEIEVKSLEDLPKLKFLMESLNMKINKSKIGRELGVDRRTVDRYLNGKGPSKTRNRKSRIDELYEVISDLLSKDSIQTFYYKRVLWEYLKDNHSLNCSQSSFRRYISNKPEFQAYFTDGKRTQATQSVVRYETPPGEQAQFDWKENIKYITCDGEIIHVNVGVLVLGNSRFKSYGLTMSKSQSILMSFLMECFEAIGGVPKIILTDNMKTVMDEHRTEYSKGVVNERFEQFASDSGFEIKPCIAGRPRTKGKVESIMKLLDEIHAYQGKFTYEGLHQFVQKLCERHNQSFNQGNRKIPILALKQEKSHLLPLPRKEIRDSYKIKHKLVKVNPASMITYKSNQYSVPAEYKGKTVGLQVYDDHIHVYYNTDLIAQHRISNKVLNYKEEHYTDVLSRGMPDYPDIDELAKKNLLAMDEVYKIE
- a CDS encoding type 1 glutamine amidotransferase domain-containing protein, giving the protein MRFSGKKILSFVHEDFEDLELWYPIHRLREEGATVHLAGEDANFTYKGKYGVTATSDFQFQDINPNDYDALLVPGGWAPDKLRRFKEVIEIVQHMEENQKPIGQICHAGWVLISAKILNGKTVTSTPGIRDDMENAGAKWLDEPVVVDGHLVSSRRPPDLPDYMREFIKVLEDK
- a CDS encoding GNAT family N-acetyltransferase; the protein is MNYTYKVHDNIDVTELSQVFKASGIRRPVDDLDRLQKMIEMADIVITARADNKVIGVARAITDFSYCCYLSDLAVDKNHQKAGIGKNLIQLLQDEIGEEVSLLLLSAPEAMEYYPKIGFTSINNGFSIPRKK
- a CDS encoding 6-phosphofructokinase; amino-acid sequence: MKIGVVHFGCASAGATEIVRTLVEEASIQGNKVYGIEWDSSTNKIQQTEFDRNSLHTFGFNRYRLNRFSINIWNEQLDKIASELSELDQVILLGDTKANLDHFSSKLLLVPVSYYNNVSGSQATLGYDTALNSIVESIESVRDTASSLSYGKVRVFNVQIPGFESTKLVNDTALAVDAEVVDQVNNDVVNRLKLHIRYKEANKEGYTFFVMDSSVDPMELGKHFEEFDLDWKAVVIDESQCGGPYPTAVDRLLANQLKRSVVEWVRSNHKSGQLLIQDNKVILSELKQSEGIK
- the istB gene encoding IS21-like element helper ATPase IstB encodes the protein MNSSYQQLVSNLEYLNLKQMITHLNDTIDFSTKNELSLVDTLMKLTNYEIDVREKTMINSMVKVGAFPHRKEINEFNFDFQPTINKQQILDFLSLRFIEDKQNIIFMGTSGVGKTHLATSIGIAAAKKRTSTYFIKCNELILNLKKAKLENRLESRLKHYGKYKLLIIDEIGYLPIDKEDAKLFFQLIDLRYEKKSTILTTNISFKEWDAVFQDSKLANAILDRVLHHATVVNIVGPSYRIKDHLAKEDDD